A region of Oryctolagus cuniculus chromosome 3, mOryCun1.1, whole genome shotgun sequence DNA encodes the following proteins:
- the LOC100352663 gene encoding large ribosomal subunit protein eL29-like encodes MRFAKKHNKKGLKKMQANNAKAIAARAEAIKALVKPKEVKPTIPKGVSRKLDRLAYIAHPKLGRRARARIARGLRLSRPQTKAKAKTEPQIKGKVKAQIKPQAQAQIKSKGKGKAQAETKPKAQAETKPKAQAQAKPKAQAQGKPKAQAQAKPKAQAQAKPKAQAQAKPKAQAQTKPKAQATPAAPVPAQAPPKGAQPPAKAP; translated from the coding sequence ATGCGTTTTGCCAAGAAGCACAACAAGAAGGGCCTGAAGAAGATGCAGGCCAACAACGCCAAGGCTATAGCTGCGCGTGCTGAAGCTATCAAGGCCCTGGTCAAGCCTAAGGAGGTAAAGCCCACGATCCCGAAGGGTGTCAGCCGGAAGCTCGATCGGCTTGCCTACATTGCCCACCCCAAACTTGGAAGGCGTGCCCGTGCCCGCATTGCTAGGGGTCTCAGGCTGTCCCGGCCACAGACCAAGGCAAAGGCCAAGACTGAGCCCCAAATCAAGGGCAAGGTCAAGGCTCAAATCAAGCCCCAAGCTCAAGCTCAAATCAAGAGCAAGGGCAAAGGCaaggcccaggctgaaaccaagccCAAAGCCCAGGCCGAAACCAAGCCCAAGGCCCAGGCCCAAGCCAAACCCAAAGCTCAGGCCCAAGGCAAGCCCAAggcccaggcccaagccaagcCCAAGGCTCAGGCCCAAGCCAAGCCCAAGGCCCAGGCCCAAGCCAAACCCAAGGCTCAGGCCCAAACCAAGCCCAAGGCCCAGGCCACACCTGCAGCCCCAGTTCCGGCTCAGGCTCCTCCCAAAGGTGCCCAGCCCCCCGCAAAGGCTCCCTAG